Part of the Lolium rigidum isolate FL_2022 chromosome 6, APGP_CSIRO_Lrig_0.1, whole genome shotgun sequence genome, atcagggcgcgggtCAAAGGGGCCCGGTGGACCGTTGGGCCCACGCATGAGGAGATCAATCTAACATTCTCCCCGCTCGCCGCTCCCATGGCGGCATGGGGGAGGGGGGACATGTTCCTCCATTCTGGCCTAGTAGTTACGGTTAGGTTTTGTTTCCTATGGTGCGCCGTTGAGGTGGTGGAGCGGCGTCCGGGctaataaatctgcctcaactctaCTCCCACACCGGCGATGACCTTCTGGGCGATGTCTCGGAGTTGATGGCAACGTGTGCTGATCGGTCCTTCAGATCGACaacttggtcttctcgccgttcttcaaATCTGGCGAGATCAGATTCTCGGTGTGTCGCTAGCGTTCGTTGTTACCCGCGATGACGCTGGCGGCCGGGGCGAGGTGtttcttctggagcgaagatgttggcCCAAAGGTGGTGGATATGTCTTTCTTCTCTGACTTCATCGATGGGAGatggcgtatcttggtccaagatagCACGGGAgcgtcccccggtcgacgtgccacaacgACATGTGCCTCACTGGCTGCAGCaagcctgttcatcgactcacaaacccTCATTGGTGATGGTGctcttttggatcttgcaatgatGGAGGCGCGGCGTCTCTTCATGTGTCCGTCTCGACGGCGCTGGAGttggacggcggccgctggctatggtagttgcaggaaaccctagggatcgtCTTGTATTTTCAATCTTTCatgattttatctgcaaatttagaataatcattttatcccggtttgtcttttaacTTCCACATATGTTACTTCATGTAACTTAATTtttgattaatgaaatatgtgattGCTCTcagaaaaaaagaacaaaaaacaCCACACCTCCCCTGCAAGTGTCAATCTCGAAGGTAGGTGATTTCCGGTCTTCACTAGGTGTTGTGTGTGTTGGTGGCCTGctttttgaaatgcattttaaacttattttaaaatgtcaaattaaATAATCCGGTAAAAAATGTAGCGAGTACatcttgacattttaaaatgtcattaAAATCTGGTAAAAAATATAGCGAGTACATCCTGATGTTCTATATCCTCCTAAAGTGGTTTCATGAAAAACAGATATCACTGATATTcatatgtaaaaaaaaaaattggtgctAAGAAAATCTCTTCGTGAgacatttctttatcttttttatacAAGACACAAAATAAGCGATTATCCATGAAACTTAGCGTGTGCATATAGAATATCGATATGTGAGCGCCAAACTTTTGTTAACACTTTCAAATAATTTTTACGGTGGCCAGAGCATATGCACATGGTTCAAATGTGCATTTCCGTGGTATTACGTGTGTCTATATTATGCTCAGCTAGTGTTTCTTACAAATTATTTAACACGCGTGGTTATCCCTTTGTAAGGTTGAAAAATAATTTTAATGGTGGACAAAATCCTTTGCCTCAAGGACAAAATGTGTTAGGTTACTGGTTACGATATCGGTTACGGCAAGAAGGACAATGTCATACGAAATGTGTGCCTTCCAAACACCACCCACGTGGACAGTCTTCTCTTCGTCTGGCCTAGTGGTTGTTCTGAGTTCCGTGTTGACATTCGAAAGAAACAAACATGCAGCCAGCTGACTCCGCGTTGATTCGTCTCACCTGCAGTAACATGGACGGAAGTCTGCTCGTTTAGTAGTTACAAAGAGCAATTGACTATTGCAGTTGCAGCACATGGATCATGGATGCGTCGGTGGTTCTCTTCTCCTGTCCAGGAATTTCTAAAGTAcgatttttttatatataaaaGGAACAAGTACAATAATGCATGACCTAATGGAAGGAAAAGATAATAAAAAGTGAGATTTTTTGCTTGAAATGAGGGGCTCACGTTGCTACGCTGAAGATTTGAAAGTGCACGGTTTCGTATTCTTTGGGTTGGGTCCCCTGTCTCTTGTTGATCACCAGCTAATGCTTTATGCTCTTTTCTTTTACAGTTTTTTTTGTGTAGataaagaaaatcattgagtggaaAGCATTAACAACAGGAGAAAGATTTGGGTCCAACTACTAGGACACAAAAACAGATACTGACTCATGACTCATGAGTCGTGACAATGAGAGGATTGGCCATTCTATTCATCCCATGTGCAATGGAATAGTCCAAATCATCAAATTTTCAAGGGAGAACAGTTTTACCACGTATGGACTAGAAGAAATTGACCGAAGGCTCCTAATATACTACTAGAGGGGATTTTCGATTttatcaaaccggtgcaccgaaaCCTTTATCTGAAACTcaggaaaaaaaccaagaaaatgagagTGCTACgaaataaaatttgaaacttAAGCTCTAGCTTTTGTGTAGAAAAATAATAACGTAAGAAGCTTTGGCTGCAATTATCAATACCCCAAAAATGGATCATGCTCTTCCCTTTTAGATTTTGCAGAAAAATATATGGTAAAAAGCTTTGGCTGAAATTATTATGAGCCAAAAATGGATCATGACTCATGACAATGAGTGGCCATCCATTCATCCCATGTGCAATAGAACAATCCAAATCACCACATTATTAATTAGCAGAAAACATTTGTGTGACAGAGGGGACTTGGAGAAAGAAACTGAAAACCCAAATACAGTAGGAGTTAATTATGTACCAAACAATTAGACTATGACAAatgttttaaaaaaaatagaCTATAATAGACCCAAATATAGTAGCAGTTAATTACGTGCCAAACAATTAGACTTTGTCGGTGAGCGCGCTAATTACATACTAAAGCACAATTAGAAAGACAGATATGAGTTGACATTTGACATGTTTAAGGTAAAAACCTAGCCACATCGGTTCTCAGAATCCAAGCCATTGTAGCACTTCGCGATTTGGTAGACCGGAATTTTCCGAACCCAAGTGCACTAAAACCTTTATCCGAAACTTGGGAAAAAACCAATTAAATGAGAGTGCTACGGAATGAATTTTGAAACTTAAGCTCTAGCTTTTGTGTAGAAAAATAATACGGTAAGAAGCTTTGGCTGCAATTATAAATACCCCAAAATGGATCATGCTCTTCCCTTTTAGTTTTTGCAGAAAAATATATGGTAAAAAGTTTTGGCTGCAATTATTATGAGCCAAAAATGGATCATGACTCACGACAATGAGTGGCCATTCCATTCATCACATGTGCAATAGAACAATCCAAATCACCACATTATTAATTAGCAGAAAACATTTGTGTGACAGAGGGGACTTGGAGAAAGAAACTGAAAAGCCAAATACAGTAGGAGTTAACTATGTACCAAACAATTAGACTATGACAGACCAAAATACAGTAGCAGTTAATTACGTACCAAACAATTAGACTTTGTGGGATAGAGCACTCTAATCACATACTAAAGCACAATTAGAAAGAGAGATATGAGTTGACAGTTGACATGTTTAAGGTAATAAGACAAGTGAGAGGTTCAGTGTCCAATTTTGGTGAGGAAGGAGGAAAGAAACCTGGCAACTGACGGGGGGAGGTAAGCCCCTCACCAAACCTCCATGGAAACATCACATTGTAGACTTAATCTACAGCTCATCATTGGTGTGTACAAAATGTGAAGGAAAGTAGCAGGAAGGAGGGGACAGCTCTCCCCTACCTTCCTCTCATCTTTTGGCTCAAATACTAATACCCCGCTTCCCTTGAAGTAAACATGAACCATTCCGGATCCATTCTTCTTGAAGCTCTTTCTGTGTGtacaaggagaggaggaagaggcaAGGAAGCCTAGGAAAGGCCCCGCTCACCATCCCCCACCACCAAACGCTTCTTGGTAGGACAAGGAATTCCCGGAAAAGTTCCTTCCCCCGTTCCTCTTTAACTACCCCTGGCGATTGCCTAGCCAACAAGACCAGAGCCAGACAGAAGACCAGACAGAGAGAGAGCGTTGGAGAGGAGACACAGGTGCTGGAGAGAGGGGTACGCTTGTGGGGATCGAGAGGAAGATGTCGAGGTGGGGCTTGGCTGCCATCGCCGTTCTTGCGGCGGCGGCTCTCTTCGTCGCGGCGGAGGCTcaacagggccaccagacagaaAGGATCTCAGGTGAGGGCCTTGCTCTTTTGATAGGCACGCCTTGTCAGTTTCTGCAACTCGAACTGCTTGATTTCTGTAAGGCTGTTTTGTGTCCTTCATGGAAAGCTGCCAAAGCAAGCCTCGCAGTATGGAATTTTCTATGTTTGATTTGGTTGTGGTTGCACTTTTCCTTCCTGAATCACAGGTCCTGGTTCAGATTATATGCAAATGATTAATGTTCTACCCCCAAATGATTTACATAGTTTCTTGTTCAATTCAGACCATCTTTTATTGCAAACCTTAATGCTATTGACACTTCTGTCGATGTAGTCAGAACATGTTGCTTGATTGCTTATGGCAATCATGATTCATGCCATTTAGCAGTTAGACCTGCACCTTGCTTACCTATGATACAATCCGTTCAACCAAAGTGCTATGTGACCCTGTTCTCAAACTTGGCATATTCTTTCCTCTATTTCTGGGCAAAACTAATGGTGTCCTGTGGCCATTGAAATACAGGAAGTGCTGGTGATGTGCTGGACGATGATCCTGTTGGGAAGCTCAAGGTGTTTATCTACGATCTCCCCGGAAAGTACAACAAGAAGCTGCTGAAGAAAGACCCTAGGTGCCTGAACCACATGTTCGCCGCGGAGATCTTCATGCACCGGTTCCTGCTGTCGAGCGCGGTCCGGACTTCCAACCCAGAGGAAGCCGATTGGTTCTACACGCCCGTGTACCCGACCTGCGATCTGACACCTTCGGGTCTCCCGTTGCCGTTCAAGTCTCCGCGAATGATGCGCAGCGCCATCGAGCTGATCGCGACGAAATGGCCTTACTGGAATAGGTCGGAGGGGGCAGATCATTTCTTTGTCACACCACATGACTTTGGCGCTTGCTTCCATTATCAGGTACAGACACACACTGCAAATCCCTGCTGTTGCACACATTCTCTCATTCAATTAACTTAATAGTACTAGATGTAAAGCAATTGTTTAGTACTGAGTTCGAACAGCTGGGGCATATCTGATTGCTGCAAAGAACATGGGGACAATGGGGCAGAAAGATGCTGCTCTCATTATTTATTGCTTATGAATGGGCACCTCTGACTTAAGTACTTCAGTTTGCACATGTTCTGTCCCTTGTATCAGATAatgatttctttctttttcaGAAAATAATAATAATGTCTGACTACTCTTTAGGTTCATGATTAACTGTCCAATTAAAAATAAGCACCTGCCATGTCATACCTTATTTTCTTCTGACTGGCACTCTCTTGTTGCTTATTCCAAGTTTCCAACACAATTTTGTCTTTCTGTAACAAGAGCTTTCATTATTATTTCAGGAAGAGAAAGCAATTGGACGAGGAATCCTTCCCTTGCTTCAGCGTGCCACACTGGTTCAGACCTTTGGACAAAAGAACCATGTCTGCTTGAAGGACGGCTCCATCACAATTCCGCCATTTGCACCTCCGCAGAAAATGCAAAATCACCTTATTCCCGGAGACACCCCTCGGTCCATCTTCGTGTACTTCCGTGGTCTGTTCTATGACACCGGCAATGATCCCGAGGGTGGATACTATGCAAGGTAAAAATTGTTGTCTGTCGAAAAAGAATACAATCAGCCTTTCTATACTtccttgcattccctcttattgtATTGTTGGTCTGACGTTTCTATGTATTCTACAGAGGTGCTCGTGCATCTGTTTGGGAGAACTTCAAGAACAACCCGCTGTTTGACATCTCGACCGATCACCCACCAACATACTACGAAGATATGCAGAGGTCTGTGTTCTGCCTGTGCCCATTGGGCTGGGCTCCATGGAGCCCCAGGCTGGTGGAAGCCGTGGTTTTTGGTTGCATCCCGGTGATCATCGCAGACGACATTGTCCTGCCCTTTGCGGACGCCATCCCATGGGAGGAAATCGGTGTGTTTGTCTCCGAGGAGGATGTTCCGAGGCTGGACAGTATCCTGACATCCATACCGACAGATGTTATACTGAGGAAGCAAAGGCTTCTCGCAAACCCTTCGATGAAACAGGCAATGCTGTTCCCCCAGCCTGCTCAACCAAGAGATGCATTCCATCAGATACTGAACGGGCTTGCTCGCAAGCTTCCGCATGGCGAGAATGTCTTCTTGAAGCCCGGGGAGAGGGTCCTGAACTGGACTGCTGGCCCGGTGGGTGACCTGAAGCCTTGGTAGCATCTCTCACGGCGTAGAGATGTAAAAAAAACTTTTTGAAAAGAAATTTTTACAAACCTGATATAGTTTGCGCCTTATACCGCCATGGTTGCGTAGTGCTGACCATAAGCCAAATGTACATTTTCGTATCTCCTTTTCTGATAGCTATCATACCATATACCTTTGTCTCTTCTTCTTCATTAGATGATGAAATATCAACAATTGTGGATTTGTGGATATCATAATGAAAATTACAAGGTTTCGATATCATAATGTCTGTTGTCGACTCGACTGGGGCTTGCAACTTCCAATTGTCAAACCTGCATATACTTTGTCAGTCATGTTCTAACGCATGATCCGGATGAGGACTTTTATTCCTCCTCCGTGCATTTTTT contains:
- the LOC124661664 gene encoding probable glucuronosyltransferase Os01g0926700 — encoded protein: MSRWGLAAIAVLAAAALFVAAEAQQGHQTERISGSAGDVLDDDPVGKLKVFIYDLPGKYNKKLLKKDPRCLNHMFAAEIFMHRFLLSSAVRTSNPEEADWFYTPVYPTCDLTPSGLPLPFKSPRMMRSAIELIATKWPYWNRSEGADHFFVTPHDFGACFHYQEEKAIGRGILPLLQRATLVQTFGQKNHVCLKDGSITIPPFAPPQKMQNHLIPGDTPRSIFVYFRGLFYDTGNDPEGGYYARGARASVWENFKNNPLFDISTDHPPTYYEDMQRSVFCLCPLGWAPWSPRLVEAVVFGCIPVIIADDIVLPFADAIPWEEIGVFVSEEDVPRLDSILTSIPTDVILRKQRLLANPSMKQAMLFPQPAQPRDAFHQILNGLARKLPHGENVFLKPGERVLNWTAGPVGDLKPW